A window from Salvia miltiorrhiza cultivar Shanhuang (shh) chromosome 2, IMPLAD_Smil_shh, whole genome shotgun sequence encodes these proteins:
- the LOC131010187 gene encoding uncharacterized protein LOC131010187, whose translation MVVASTANAFAKEMSIRKRIASIYNKREEDFPSLREYNDYLEEVEDMIINLVEGIDVPAIEARIAEYQRENAEQIMNAQARKAEEYASALAASKGQLQPTGIDLSSSSQAGTSNVPQGQYAPAVAGGIAQPRPMGIPNPLGSGHDMMGLEYEDEETMRIRVEKAARAGGWSFEISKKRALEEAFASIWV comes from the exons ATGGTGGTGGCCTCTACAGCAAACGCCTTCGCTAAGGAAATGAGCATCAGAAAAAGAATTGCCAGCAT ATACAATAAAAGAGAAGAGGACTTCCCATCGTTGCGCGAATACAATGACTACTTGGAAGAGGTAGAAGATATGA TAATTAATTTAGTTGAGGGGATCGATGTCCCTGCTATCGAAGCAAGAATTGCTGAGTACCAGAGAGAGAATGCTGAGCAGATCATGAACGCCCAAGCTCGCAAG GCTGAGGAATATGCATCTGCTTTAGCAGCAAGCAAAGGACAACTTCAACCGACGGGCATCGATCTT TCCTCCAGCTCCCAAGCAGGGACGAGCAATGTTCCCCAGGGGCAATATGCACCTGCTGTTGCTGGAGGAATTGCACAGCCTCGGCCGATGGGCATACCTAACCCACTCGGCTCGGGTCATGACATGATGGGACTCGAATATGAAGACGAGGAAACCATGAGAATCCGAGTTGAGAAGGCCGCTAGGGCGGGTGGATGGAGTTTCGAGATAAGCAAGAAAAGGGCACTTGAAGAAGCTTTTGCTAGCATTTGGGTATGA
- the LOC131009736 gene encoding uncharacterized protein LOC131009736: MLDCLDIHTMLAAAWNTDFSPLVRSYWKAGVINFIWKIWDCRNQVTFNEASFHPKLILGFLKVVFKEMDSNFPKLGRSHNSWQDYLVLRRIGVAMRAFAPPLMIEVHWWPPAGQWIKVNTDGSAFGKPGSIAAGGVFRDNWGAVRGCYHYKGGSGFAFEAELFAIMHAIRIANFRGWHWLWIEADSSYVVQLLHSRSLNVPWRFLPLWKQTLNWLSNFRLQISHIFREGNSVADIMANHARIEGWWPFAIEDIKIAVSLDMATHSRVRLKN; the protein is encoded by the coding sequence ATGCTGGACTGCTTGGATATTCATACAATGTTGGCTGCTGCATGGAACACGGATTTCAGTCCGTTGGTTCGGTCCTACTGGAAAGCTGgagtgattaattttatttggaaaattTGGGACTGCCGCAATCAAGTGACTTTTAATGAGGCCAGTTTCCATCCAAAATTGATTCTTGGGTTCCTGAAAGTTGTGTTTAAGGAGATGGATTCCAATTTCCCTAAGCTTGGGCGTTCTCATAACTCTTGGCAGGATTATTTGGTGCTTAGGCGAATTGGGGTTGCTATGCGCGCTTTTGCGCCCCCTTTGATGATtgaggttcactggtggccaCCGGCGGGGCAGTGGATTAAAGTCAATACTGACGGTTCGGCGTTTGGGAAACCTGGAAGCATTGCCGCGGGCGGTGTATTCCGCGATAACTGGGGTGCGGTTCGCGGTTGTTATCACTATAAAGGGGGTTCGGGGTTCGCTTTTGAAGCGGAGCTTTTCGCGATCATGCATGCCATTCGAATTGCGAATTTTCGTGGTTGGCActggctttggattgaagcaGACTCGTCTTATGTTGTCCAGCTTCTGCATTCTCGCTCTTTGAATGTTCCTTGGCGATTTCTCCCGCTATGGAAACAGACTTTAAATTGGCTTTCAAATTTTCGACTTCAGATCTCGCATATTTTTAGAGAAGGAAATAGTGTggcggatattatggctaatcatGCCCGGATCGAAGGGTGGTGGCCCTTTGCTATTGAGGATATAAAGATTGCGGTGTCTTTAGATATGGCGACTCATAGTCGCGTTCGTTTGAAGAATTGA